From a region of the Lactuca sativa cultivar Salinas chromosome 4, Lsat_Salinas_v11, whole genome shotgun sequence genome:
- the LOC128133537 gene encoding uncharacterized protein LOC128133537 yields MTTTHHHRRRHHHPPSPPLPPTATACDATTITIIVVTTVAAASDHHLHHPLTTTATIATPPPLPLPTTTTNVITHHRRRPTTTNNTTTTTTNAATVAATTTVTATSRHCQHQHHHRYRCHHQMTLPPSSPLLPPQSMSPPRRNHHHRHPSLLPPPLPLPPPPPSQKFTIFIIFIMYFYK; encoded by the coding sequence atgaccaccacccaccaccaccgtcgccgtcaccaccacccaccatcacCGCCGCTGCCACCCACAGCTACTGCCTGCGATGCCACCACCATTACCATCATCGTCGTTACCACCGTCGCCGCCGCCTctgaccaccacctccaccacccactCACTACCACTGCCACCATTGCCAccccaccaccactaccattacccaccaccactaccaatGTCATCACCCACCACCGCCGCCGCCCCACCACCACGAATaacactaccaccaccactaccaacgCTGCCACCGTCGCCGCTACCACCACCGTCACCGCCACCAGCCGCCACTGCCAGCACCAGCACCATCACCGCTATCGCTGTCACCACCAGATGACACTGCCACCATCATCACCACTTCTGCCACCACAATCAATGTCACCACCCCGTCGCAACCACCATCACCGCCACCCATCATTGTTGCCGCCACCACTGCCACTGCCACCACCGCCACCATCGCAAAAATttactatttttataattttcataatGTATTTTTACAAATAA